GACACGCGATGACCTGGATGTTCTCGCGGCGGAAAGCGACCTTGATGACCTCGCGCATGGTGGCGCTGTCGTCGATGAAAAGGACGGTGGGGGCTTCCGTGACGACGGATTCGCGCGGCGGCGTTCCCGCCATCCCGGTGAAAGTGGACATGTCGCTCATTCCGTACCTCCGTGGGCGGCACCCTCTTCGTCCTCATCCACCTCGCGCAAAGCATCGAGCATGAGCTCGGTGGCCGACTTGAGCACGGTGCGGGTGCCGGCCGTGGCTCCAGGAACGAACTTGTAGACGCCATCGGCGCCGCCGTTACAGTTCTTGACGATGAAAACGACGGCGTCGTCGCCGACCATCTCACCGACCTCGGCATGGCTGATCTCGCCGCCGTCGATAAACAGCACGCCATCGGTGGAAGCGGCGTTGATGTGCAGGGCGCCGGTCTGGCGCGAATGCATGAGCATCTGGACCACCCCCGGCAGATCCAGGTGCTGCAGGTTGCCGCTGAGCGCGGTTTCGGTCTGCTCCAGCATCTGGGTCGGCTGGAAGCCCTCCTGATGGCTGCGCAGGAAGCTCCGGACATGGTTGGCGATGGTCTCCGGACCCAGGCGGCGGTCCACGTAATCGTCGCAACCGGCGCGGAACGCTTCCATGAGCGCCTGGTCGCCGCCGTCACCCATGGCAATGATGGGAATGCCGGCCGTCTTCGCGTCGCCGTTCAGAATGCGCGAAATCTCGTAGGCGCCCAGCTCGCGCAGGTTGGTGGCACAAACGATGGCGGTGGGCGGATTCCATTCCAGCATGGTGAGCGCATACGCCGACTGCGTGCTGTGCACCACCTCCAGGCCTTCGTGCTTGAGTGCGTCCGAGAGGCGGCGGGCAAAGAACACGTTGCTGTCGATCAGCAGCACGCGGGGCGCGGTGTCGATGGCTTGTGTGCTCATCGCGATTCCTCCGTGGCGGCCAGGGCCTCCAGATCGACCACCTCGACCAGCTCATCCTTGAGCGGCAGCAGTCCGCAGACATATTCGGGAAGGCGGCCCGTGGGCGGGATCATGGCCAGACTGGCCAGTTCGCATTCGCCGGAAACCGGGATGGCGGTAGGCTCGCTCACGCTCTCGATCCGGCGATTGGCAATCAGATAAAAACGGCGCGGCGGGGCAGCGGCTGGAACCAGCACCTGGGCGACGTCGAACACGGGCAGGATACGGCCGCGGCGCACGAGGACTCCGGCCTGCAGAGGAGTGGTGTGCGGAAAAGGCTGCAGGCGGTCGGGACGCGCCAGTTCGGTCACCGTCTCCGCGGGCAAGGCAAAACGCTTCTTGCCCAACGGAAACAACACATACGACTTGGTCGCCGACGGAATCATGTGAACACAAGCTCCAACGGGCTTTCCTCAAGTGCGGCACCCAGCACCATCTGCTCGGCCCTGCTGAGGAACGCTTCGGGATTCACGACCGGAACCACCTGGTCACCGACCAGGGCCAGGCCGCGGTACCAGCGGCGCTCTTCCCCGCGGAAGGCGCGCGGCAGGGCGCGCACGGACACGATCTCGGTCATGCGATCGACGCCGGCCACCAGCAGGGCGACAGGCACCCCTCGCAACAGCAGAATGCGGTTGGGCGCGGTTTCGATCACGCGGAAGTGGCGGGCCATGTCCACCACGTAGAAAGTGCGGGAGCCGCGCTCCAGCGTGTAACGGACTTTCGCCAAGTGGCTGTGCCCGGCGGGCAACTGCAGCGGGCACAGGCCCTGGGTGGAACGGATCTCGTCCACCGCCTGGGCGGCAATGGCGAAGGTGGCGGAGCCGACCGCGAACAGGATGACGGCTTCGCTGCGGCGCCCGCGGGCGCGACGGCTTTCTTTGCGCGCGATCCTCACAGCACACCCACCTTCTGCGCTCCGTAGACGTAGAGCACGCGCTTCTCGATTCCGGCATAGATGGCGTCGAGCGGCGCCACCTGGTCGACGGCGCCGGTCTTGATGGCCTCGGCGGGCATGCCGAAGATGACGGAAGTCGCTTCGTCCTGGGCGATGACGTGTCCGCCGGCCTGCTTGACCGCCAGGATGCCGCGGCAGCCGTCGTTGCCCATGCCGGTCATCACCACGCCCACGGTCAGGGGACCGGCGTAGGCGGCGGCGGTTTCCAGAGTGACGTCAGCGCAGGGACGGTAGCCGGAAATGCGCGGGCCGTCATCGAGCTGGATGCGTCCGGTGGGCGAAACACGCATGTGGTGCGTTCCCGGGCAAACGTACACCGTGCCCGGCTGCACGATCTCGCCGGGCTCAGCTTCCTTCACACGGATGGCGCAGGTCTCGGCGAGCTGCTGGCTGAATTGCGCGGTGAACATCCCGGGCATGTGCTGGGCCACCAGCACGGCACCGGGAAAATCCTTGGGGAAAGCCGGGAACAATTTCATGAGGGTGGCGGGGCCGCCGGTGGAGCAGGCGATGACCACCAAGGGGAAGCGGCCGTTGGCGGCGGAAGCGGCGCTGGCGAAACGGCCGGCCGGAACCGCGGGCTTGGAGCCGGGCTCGGTGCGCGGCACGGCGCTGGCGATCTCCTGGCCCAGGCGCGAGCGGGTAGCGGTACGCACCACGCGCACCTTGGCGGCCAGGCGCAGCTTGCGGCAGAGCTCTTCGCGCACCACGGTCATATCGAGATCGACGCCGCCGGAAGGCTTGGCGACGAAATCGATGGCGCCCAGCTCCAGCGCCTTGAGCGTGGGCTCGGCTCCTTCGCGCGATTCGGAGCTGACGATGACGATGGGTCGGGGGTTGGAGCCCATGATGATTTCAGTAGCCTGCAGGCCGTCCATGTGCGGCATGTTGATGTCCATGGTGATGACGTCGGGCTTGAGCGCTTCGGCCTGGGCGACGGCGTCGCGGCCGTC
Above is a window of Terriglobales bacterium DNA encoding:
- a CDS encoding DUF4388 domain-containing protein, with protein sequence MSTQAIDTAPRVLLIDSNVFFARRLSDALKHEGLEVVHSTQSAYALTMLEWNPPTAIVCATNLRELGAYEISRILNGDAKTAGIPIIAMGDGGDQALMEAFRAGCDDYVDRRLGPETIANHVRSFLRSHQEGFQPTQMLEQTETALSGNLQHLDLPGVVQMLMHSRQTGALHINAASTDGVLFIDGGEISHAEVGEMVGDDAVVFIVKNCNGGADGVYKFVPGATAGTRTVLKSATELMLDALREVDEDEEGAAHGGTE
- a CDS encoding chemotaxis protein CheW, whose translation is MIPSATKSYVLFPLGKKRFALPAETVTELARPDRLQPFPHTTPLQAGVLVRRGRILPVFDVAQVLVPAAAPPRRFYLIANRRIESVSEPTAIPVSGECELASLAMIPPTGRLPEYVCGLLPLKDELVEVVDLEALAATEESR
- a CDS encoding chemotaxis protein CheW; translation: MRIARKESRRARGRRSEAVILFAVGSATFAIAAQAVDEIRSTQGLCPLQLPAGHSHLAKVRYTLERGSRTFYVVDMARHFRVIETAPNRILLLRGVPVALLVAGVDRMTEIVSVRALPRAFRGEERRWYRGLALVGDQVVPVVNPEAFLSRAEQMVLGAALEESPLELVFT
- a CDS encoding chemotaxis response regulator protein-glutamate methylesterase, with protein sequence MQGLGKIRVLVVDDSAFMRKVLQSLINADSQLMVVGEARDGRDAVAQAEALKPDVITMDINMPHMDGLQATEIIMGSNPRPIVIVSSESREGAEPTLKALELGAIDFVAKPSGGVDLDMTVVREELCRKLRLAAKVRVVRTATRSRLGQEIASAVPRTEPGSKPAVPAGRFASAASAANGRFPLVVIACSTGGPATLMKLFPAFPKDFPGAVLVAQHMPGMFTAQFSQQLAETCAIRVKEAEPGEIVQPGTVYVCPGTHHMRVSPTGRIQLDDGPRISGYRPCADVTLETAAAYAGPLTVGVVMTGMGNDGCRGILAVKQAGGHVIAQDEATSVIFGMPAEAIKTGAVDQVAPLDAIYAGIEKRVLYVYGAQKVGVL